The Gossypium hirsutum isolate 1008001.06 chromosome D06, Gossypium_hirsutum_v2.1, whole genome shotgun sequence genome contains the following window.
aataaacaatacaaaaataacgaaaattattttttcatagctcattttcgtaattaactttttatatctaatattttttatatataaaagtatatttatattattttaacacaAATCTAATTATTCAAACAAACATATAATGTTCAATGTTATAtcttaaaatatacaaattattctTACAATATAATGATCAATTTTAAATCTAAATCTAATTATTCAACACAAATCTAATATAATGATCAATGTATACTTAAAACTATacaaattatcatttcaaaataaaataaacttacaCTTCTGGTACTATCTTAATGCACAATTCTAACAATTCTACTAAAATAGACATGCGCTACCAAAACTATCTTAGTAAACATACATTACAAAATAGACATACACAAttctaataattcaaaaaaatataatattacaaatatctaaactaacacaattctaataattttcaaaattaacataccttaatactaatcttatcaaataatatatcaataaataaaattttaacacaaatctaaactaataataatgattattacaaaaaaaataatattacaaatataaaatataaataattctaatattaaaaaaatattaaaatactttttttttgagaggctttttttttaacaaattatttGTGTGGGGTTTGGAAGACCAAACCAACcccttttataataaaaattttaatatatataacataatataatcaaaatataaaaaaaggctTGAAACCTGGTTTGAGAGTTGAACTTGTGACTAACTGATCACGTCGGCGGCAGGCCGTCAAACCGATGTCATTGGGCTGTCAGGTGGCACCGGCTTGATGGCCTGCCACCGGCATGACAGGTTAGTTATGGGTTCAGTTCCCAAAttgagtttgaagctttttttaatctttcaaaaaataagaaaatatattaaatattaattaatttcagtgTCTCTTGACATATCGACGacaccattaaaaaatattttttttggtctaacagtataaaatacatgtgtataTTTTAGGGTAAATACATACCGATGCTGCTGAGCTCATATGACaccataaatatatttttttaaaattctaatcattgtttaaataattgttgcTAGGGGAGGTTGGTGTCGCTAATTACTCAGGCGGCACTGTTGATGCATTGTGTAATTTGCCTATTCTTGTAAATAATGGGCATGCAATCCTATttcagtaattaattttttttatgttatttaagtaaaaaactctttattttgaacaaaatttagAGCTCaattaaattttcttaaataagccattttcaaatttgatttttttgtcaaatgttatttgaattaaaacaaatatagatattttttggtgaaaaagaaaaagcgataCAAACATAAGAAATTAAACTAATCCCTCCTATGGTGTAACACCCCCAGTCTTATCCGATTTCGTTGAATCTAGGTCTTGGGTATTACCACACGAACACATACAAAACTTATTCTACTTacacaattatacaatttatttCAACTTAACCACACATCGACTCAAACTAAATTACTTATGTATATGCAATAAGCAATTACAACTGTAGCACATGGTAATTTAGTTACAGAGATATCAAATTTGAACTCGTAATCTAACACAGTTACCTTAAACTATGGGTATTTGGGTAGCATTCAGACTTGGAACGCCACCACATATgttctgtatgcataatagctcGATTCGCCACTCCCTTGGGGTAGTCCTGGTATCGTCCCTCCTGGCGTAGATTCTCATTCAACCTGAAACAGTAATTACAACTCATGTAAGTTCATAAGAGCTCAGTGAAAATTAATCACTTGTACATTGGCCGTGGTTTCCATAAAATGCCAACTTCTCTTCTTTCAACATCAACTGTCTATCAAGATGAGCATCACACAAATCGCACAACATGTTCATTCCTTCTATCTACTATATCATAGTCCGAGTCCaatgttagaattgtgtgacccaaattctaagagattgcttgcaagtcaagttaaacaaaaatatattttctttctagaagatttagtatttattagtataatatatttagcatttattagtatagtttatttgacttactaatttagcctataaataggctcctttacaatcttagaattaagagacacccattagattagaactcataacacattcagagaattttgtgtttacgtttgagagttctttgtttttcgggttttcggggtttagtttttatctccatcttttgtaatcttcattcttttgccattatagtaaaattatctttgcccatggttttctatcctcttttgaggggtttttccacgttaaatttgtgtgttcatcttctcaatttcttctactatttttacttgttcgttgcttaatcgggacgatcctaacaagtggtatcagagctagtttaactttcatagatcagcccggtcagagatggcagcaacaaggtttgaaattgagaagttcgatggtgagacaaatttcaatctgtggcaagttcggatgatggcaattctagttcaaaatggcttgaaaaaggttgttacagggaaaaagcctgagaatctaaatcaaacagaatgggaagagcttgatgaaaaggccttgtctgcaatccagttgtgcctcgcgaatacagtattgcaggaggtattgatggagaagacctcattcgccttgtggaaaaggttagaaactctttatgcgactaagtctctggctaaccgtttagtgttgaaacaacgtctatttacgttttgcatgaacggaggtgagcttcttaaagatcacatcagtcaattcattactcttttaaatgatttaaagaacgttgaggttcatattgacgatgaagatcaagctatgctattattgtgctctttaccctcttcatacaagtctttcagggagaccctgatttatggcagagacaaactctcgttcgaagatgtgaagggtcatttattgagtagagacaaactcgacaatgagtttgatttgaatagcaaagcagatagacaagcttctgttttggtagcatcaaagaaacgagacaaaaggtgtcgctattgcaaaaagttaggtcacgttaaagcagattgttataaactgcgaaataaaagagctgctgagagtaacgaggaagatgtagttggtgctaatttggtcgatgaaggcggtgatgatttcttgttagtgtcaacgagcgataactccaagcttacgtctgagtggatcctagattcaggatgttctttccacatgtgtcccaatagagaatggttctccacatacagttcagttgaaggtggagttgtgcacatgggaaacgattcatctagtaaaataatcggtattgatactgttaaaattaggatacacgatgggacgattaggacactctcagatgtcaggtatgtacctgatttacgaaagaatctcatctccttgagtattttagacttgaaaggatgcagaatcaacatcgactcgagcgacattaaagtatctcgtggagctctcattttgttaaaaggtaaaagaaccggcagtctttatattctggaaggttctacagtgactggtgaaatcggacgtccctcgtccgttacggagtcaaagtcaactcatttgaagcggaggcaacttggtcataggagggaaaaaggtatgaccgtttcgttgaagagaggttctcttttggatgcaggttttgaaaagttagggcactgtattcgtgaaaatcagacccaggttagttttgatttggcaatgcacaagtcgaaggctagaagtcttccaccTTCTAAgtatagattcgactcagttaattccctgcatagtttaagataggcccgtggcgggttttggcaaagatggcattgaaagaatttgtgtcaaggtggaaattgttagaattgtgtgacccaaattctaagagattgcttgcaagtcaagttaaacaaaaatatattttctttctagaagatttagtatttattagtataatatatttagcatttattagtatagtttatttgacttactaatttagcctataaataggctcctttacaatcttagaattaagagacacccattagattagaactcataacacattcagagaattttgtgtttacgtttgagggttctttgtttttcgggttttcggggtttagtttttatctccatcttttgtactcttcattcttttgccattatagtaaaattatctttgcccgtggttttttatcctcttttgaggggtttttccacgttaaatttgtgtgttcatcttctcaatttcttctactatttttacttgttcgttgcttaatcgggacgatcctaacatcCAATACCATCATGTATCACTAACACCATTCTTTCAAGAACCTCTTTCAACTCATCTTGATAATGGTTCCTTGCCCGTATTCTTGCAAACCATGTTCGAAATTACTTCTCATACCTAATCTTGACTTTCACTGTCTACAGATAGATGCCCTTCTTCAAGTTATCTGACGCAACCTTTTCaaatttgttctttcaatatgaGTTCATCCATCCCACTATCTCTTCAATTGTTCCTTAATtcatttggtcctttatcaataTCATTTGCAAACTAAGGCATTTGAAACTTAATTGGTATACTTAAGTTCAACCCAGGTTAACTTTCACAGTTACAACTTATTGGCAGACCCTCATCGAATGTTCAGATTTTAACTTATATTCAGAGCATCTTCTCAATGATATTCCTATTACGTCTCTTCAATTCATTACCTTCAATCCTGTCTTAACTTGGTTTTGCGCTTACCATATAAACAATAGATATATTGAATCATTTTAATTTCACTGCTCACATTTAAAAGCCAACTGAACACGCCATAACTATACATAGAACCCACCACACGGGTTATCCATCAGAATACGTTTTGAGGGCCTATCAATCATTTTCCACCTCGGTGATTAGACACAAACCTACAACCAATCCCTTATACACTGACACGATTCATACCATACATTTCTGACATCAATCATACAACCCTTAAAACTCTTGTTTCACATACTAGGCACATTCATGTAGATGTACTTCAACATAATACATACCTATATGAAGTCCAACTTGCAATTCGAACTCATCTAAtcttttatataatattcaaactcTCTTTTCTTCAATATTTTGTATATACTCTTCTCGATTTctaaaatataaatcataacaACACCTTAATGGATACTTAGCAACCCTATACGAGTTGTTATATTTCTGTAAATTGCTATTTGGACTGAATTTCAGAAACTGCGAAATTATACTTCCAAATgtttttaacataaattaaatttactGTTTGAATCCTAAAATGTTAAATGGTTTAGTTTGAATCAAGCAAACTATGTTTGAAATGAGATTTTGACAATTCGTTTTGTAAAATTACTTTTAGTTCACTTCGGTAGTCAATTTAACCTCCGAGATCAGACTGAAACTTCTAGGCtgagttttggggtgttacactctaactttttttttctaccTGTGGTTGTGGGTAggggaaaattttttttttctttcaacttttGTTTGTGTAGGGTTAAGAGATCAAACCCAACCccctttttatacttaaatacatataattttttaaagatttaaaaaaaaggctTAAAACTCGATTTGAGAGCCGAACTTGTGGCTGACCAGTCACGTTAGTGGTAAGTTGGTGCCATCGAGCTGTCAAGCAACATCGGCCTGATGGCCTACCATCGACGTGACCGATCAGTCACGAGTTTAGCTCTCAAATTGGGTTTCAAGCTTttctttttaatctttaaaaaaaaatacatattaaatattaattaattttggtgTCACCCGACATGTTGGCGacaccatttaattttttttttcaatttaacagTATAAAATATAGGTGTATATATTTAGATAAATACACATTGGTATCGCCGATTGCTTAAGCAGTACCATGATTAAGAGAGATTGGTACTGATTCACCGTATAATTTACCTATTCTTATAAATAATGGGCATGGACTCTTATTtcaataatgatttttttatatatattatttaggtaaaaagAAAAGTTGGAGAGTATCATTGAAGCAATTAAAAGCGTGGTAATTGAGTTAGGCGGGAATGGGACTTTGATTCCCGTAgggaaaacaaataaatagaaagtagCACTCTTATCTTTTGAAAATATTGAGAGTCAAAACATAACTTATTAAAGAAAACCAGATTTTTTAATTTCGTCATCAAATCAAATACTATATGAAGAAATACGCCATTcttgactttttcaactttttagAGATATGATACTCTTTCACTTCATCTCTGCCTACGTCTGTctaatcaattttattttaaaattaaaagttaattttttactctccttttctcaattttaaaatgttaaaagttgAATCTTTATCATTGTTactagtttttttcttttttaatttaccaacttatcatatttattttctgttaattatatattttttcatacaaGAACAATCTAATTAACTtctaaattaacaaattttgacaaaataataTGTACGATTTTAATGTATAGACttgaatttttaacattttaagtaCACAGACTAAAtcttaattttgttaaaatatagGAATTAACAACATACTTTAaccttctatttttctttaattacacCCACATTTATAAAAGTGAAACACTAACTTATCTAATATTTGAACTTTTTAAATAcagaaattaaatctcaaattttgtcaaattataatgattaatatcatattttaaccttttatttttctttaatcgcACCCTTTATGAAATTGATtcgctaaactaattaattatgtATAAGAATTAAATCTCAAACTttattaaaatacaataataacaatatattttattttttttatttttctttaattgcaCCCACGTTTATGAGGTGGAACGCTAAACtgtgtaatattttaatttttcattaatattaaaatattattaagttttttttatatcattaaaTTATCATATAAGATATCCTATATCTTGAGCATGAGTAATATTTTGGgctaattggcccaatatcatTATATGAAtcttatattttaatcatcattaATAGTGTTACTATTAGAGATAAACAAAGAATTAATCAATTATGACATAACTGATTAGCTGTAACCCACTAATGGACTCTTTTGTCCAATCCTAAACACCATCCAGGACGGTTTCGCATTTATTTTATGTCACaccaattattttttttatttggggaaATTATATTGGTAATTATGttgtttttttgtttaattatgaaaaattacaaatttgtctctctcaattattaaattttgttttttttttttactagttGACTAACGTAAAAATAGAAACACAAAAAATTTAAGATAGTTGGGtgataaaaaagacaaaattgaataattaagtgatcattttgtaacatttcataattgagtgactaatatatatatagttgagtgactactaatatagtttacctttttttattttatagaaatttttatattaaaagttgaattacattttaccttttttatatataaattagtttttatatgttagattaaagagtaaattagttaCTTTTTGTTAAAATTCTCATCCATCTCTATTATTAAGTGATGACATGTTACGATTTGGTTGTTTGAATTATCCCCTTAACATCAATACGAGGTATATATGACATACCAGATGTCATTGTCTTGTTGTTTCGTCAACCAAGTTAGTGCTTAACGatagaatttgataaattttttttaataaaattattttttttgatataatgcATAAAGATTAATTTACCTATTCTTTAATAGGTGAGACAAAATAATGGACCTATCTTTTTAATCAGTACATGGCCATATATATTTTACCTTTTTGCAAAcatcaaacatataattatttCAACATATTTTAATTAGAAATTGTTGGCTTTTTCGATTCATTTACCCCTCCCCTTCGAATAATAGATTTAGCttgaaatatttattaattaaatttattttatttttgaataatattttttattaaaatactaaaataatttatttaatattattatcgtttatatctattttattattcaaaattcgAGTTAGTAGTtgtttttctcctaaatttttttagagtataatataaataatttaaatttttattcagaTAATAAATTACAAATATTGTCAAACCCAACTTGTTTGTGTTTTTTACAGCAATCAATCCTCGAGGAGTTTCAAGCTTTTCAAACCCAATACTAGTTCGGCTGTCTTTAATAATATGTTTGATTATGGACTTTCAAACCCCTTTACATGTCAGCTGATCCCtgacattttcctttatttttctttctttatcttCCCACCCTCAATCCCTTCCCTGTTTCATTTACCTCCCATGAAAAACAGGCTTTGAtctgtggtttttttttttttttttggaagcaATGAAGAAACACCAACCAAAGCCTGTTTTGTTTATTCTTGCGTTCATAATCCTGTCTTCTCACTCTGTTTTATCTCTTGATTTTTTCTTCAATGGCTTCAATTCAACTAACCTTTTCCTCTATGGTATCGCTCAAATAGATTCCAGAATTCTTACACTCACCAATGAAACATCTTTTGCTATCGGTCGAGCTCTTTACAGTTCAAAAATCCCAACAAAGACTCCAAATTCTTCTCATGTTCTTCCTTTCTCTACTTCTTTCATCTTCTCCATGGCTCCTTCAAGGAACAAGGATACTCTTCCAGGACACGGTCTCGTTTTCATCTTTACGCCCAATACTGGCATCAATGGGACAACCGCATCTCAAAATCTTGGCCTTTTCAACCTCTCAAACAACGGCGACCCGACCAATCATGTGTTTGGTGTGGAGTTCGATGTTTTCGCTAACCAAGAATTCGATGACATAGATGATAACCATGTTGGGATCGACATTAACTCCCTCACCTCAACAACCTCCCACACCGCTGGTTATTACAGTGATTTTAATGAGGATGGGGATCAGGGTTTTGAGAAACTGAAGCTTAATAATGGTAAGAACTATCAAGTTTGGATTGACTATGAAGATTCTGTTATTAATGTTACTATGGCACCTGTTGGGGTAAAAAGGCCAAAGCGGCCATTGTTGAATGTACCTTTGAATTTATCTGATGTTTTGGAGGATGAAATGTATGTTGGGTTCACTTCATCGACTGGGAGATTGGTTCAAAGCCATAGGATTTTGTCTTGGAGTTTCAGTAACTCTAATTTTTCGTTAAATGAACGGTTGATCACCACTGGTTTACCATCGTTTGTTATCCCCAAGACACCATTTCATAAGCGTAGATCGTTTATTGCAGGCGTAACGGTGGGGAGTTTCGTTATTCTTGTTTTGATTGCTCTGTTTTCCCTGTTTTTGATTAAGAGAGAAAGGAGGAGAGCAAAGGAAAGAGCTGAAATGGAAGATTGGGAATTTGAGTATTGGCCTCATAGGATGACTTACCAAGAAATCGATGCAGCCACCAAGGGATTTTCGGATGACAACGTGATCGGTTTCGGAGGAAACGGAAAGGTCTACAAGGGTGTTTTACCTGGAGGAATTGAGATTGCGGTGAAGCGCATTTCACATGAAAATGATGGAATGAAAGAGTTCTTGGCAGAGATTTCGAGTCTCGGCCGGTTAAAACACCGGAGCCTCGTCGGGTTGAAAGGTTGGTGCAAGAAAGAAAAAGGGTCATTCATGTTGATCTATGATTACATGGAAAATGGAAGTTTGGATAAGAGGGTTTATTATGACTGTGATGAGACCAACATATTGACTTGTGAAGAAAGAATTAGAATCTTGAAAGATGTTGCCTCAGCGTTATTGTATTTACATGAGGGATGGGAAGCTAAGGTCTTACATAGGGATATCAAGGCCAGCAACGTATTGCTTGATAAGGATATGAATGGAAGGTTAGGGGATTTCGGGTTGGCTCGGATGCATGGGCACAGTCAAGTGGCAACCACGACGCGAGTGGTCGGAACCGTGGGTTACTTGGCCCCAGAAGTGGTTAGGAACGGACGAGCATCGACACAAACGGATGTGTTTGGTTTTGGGGTCTTAATTTTAGAGGTCATGTGTGGGAGGAGGCCTATAGAGCATGGAAAGCCGCCTTTGGTGGATTGGGTATGGCAGTTGATGATGCAAGGAGAATTACTTACCGTAGTGGATGCACGGTTAAAGGGTAACGAAGGATTCAACGAGGAGGAGGTAAAAAAGGTGCTGCATTTGGGGTTGTTGTGCTCGTATCCAAATCCTGATTCGAGACCAACAATGAGGCAAGTAGTGATAGTATTTGAAGGGAAGAATGAAGGTTTGGAATCCGAAACCGAAGATATGGAAGCACATTTGCTGGCAAAGGTGAAGTCCAGGGATATGTGGGCTAATTACTCTCAAAACTTTGGATACGCGTCACACCCGACATTCGATGATATTCGACAATCAAATTCATCCTCCATGTCTCTGTCATGGAACAACACAATAGTGGACGGTAGATAATCGCTGCATCATTTGTAAAATGAGAGGCCTCTTTTGCTTCTACTGATTTTGATGCACATTGAATAGCATGTTGAGGGAACATCAATCATTAGGTGAGGAAATGCTTTTCTTTGTTGATTTTGCACCTTTATACTTTTTGGCATTCTTTCATGTCTGTTGAGTGTTACAAAAGAGCTTTTTCAATGTGAAAATGGTAATAGCTTAGGCATGTCATTTGTACATATATGTATCTTAAAGTTCAAACTTTAAACCCATATTGTAAGGAG
Protein-coding sequences here:
- the LOC107901810 gene encoding L-type lectin-domain containing receptor kinase VII.1, which encodes MKKHQPKPVLFILAFIILSSHSVLSLDFFFNGFNSTNLFLYGIAQIDSRILTLTNETSFAIGRALYSSKIPTKTPNSSHVLPFSTSFIFSMAPSRNKDTLPGHGLVFIFTPNTGINGTTASQNLGLFNLSNNGDPTNHVFGVEFDVFANQEFDDIDDNHVGIDINSLTSTTSHTAGYYSDFNEDGDQGFEKLKLNNGKNYQVWIDYEDSVINVTMAPVGVKRPKRPLLNVPLNLSDVLEDEMYVGFTSSTGRLVQSHRILSWSFSNSNFSLNERLITTGLPSFVIPKTPFHKRRSFIAGVTVGSFVILVLIALFSLFLIKRERRRAKERAEMEDWEFEYWPHRMTYQEIDAATKGFSDDNVIGFGGNGKVYKGVLPGGIEIAVKRISHENDGMKEFLAEISSLGRLKHRSLVGLKGWCKKEKGSFMLIYDYMENGSLDKRVYYDCDETNILTCEERIRILKDVASALLYLHEGWEAKVLHRDIKASNVLLDKDMNGRLGDFGLARMHGHSQVATTTRVVGTVGYLAPEVVRNGRASTQTDVFGFGVLILEVMCGRRPIEHGKPPLVDWVWQLMMQGELLTVVDARLKGNEGFNEEEVKKVLHLGLLCSYPNPDSRPTMRQVVIVFEGKNEGLESETEDMEAHLLAKVKSRDMWANYSQNFGYASHPTFDDIRQSNSSSMSLSWNNTIVDGR